In the genome of Vibrio ziniensis, the window TTACCGTTTCAGAGCCAAGTATTGTAACGAATGCGGAGCAGACAATGATATTGCAGCCCGTATCTGTCACGAGTGCGATGCCACCTTGGTTGACCCCGATAAAAAGCTCAAAGAAGCGTTGAGTCTTAAAGATGCTCTAGTCTTTGAATGCCTCAACATGGATTTGAGTGTACATAAAGATGACAAAGGCAAGTCACAACTAAGAGTGACCTACATTGGTGACAACAACGCACAAGTACACGAATTTTGGGCACTGACTACGCCAAAACAAAAAGCCGTGTTTAAAGAACGCTTTGTACGACCACATTTGGCAGACAGACATCGACCATTCGACGAAGCGTCACCTTCGAAAGTCGTCGACAATCAACATCGTTTCCGCCCGCCACAATTTGTCATTGCCAGAAAATCAGGTCGTTTCTGGAAAATGCGCGACAAAATATTTGCTGATGAGCTAGTGTAAGTTTTCCGATTCGCAAGATGACAAGATTCACATCCTATTCATATACCGGCATTTATACTGCACCAATCATGACGTAACGGACGCTTTACATGCTAAATTCAAAACTCAATACCGCTACTTTGATTGCTCTCCTTGGCAGCTTTTGTTCTTTAGGTATGGCCTCTTTGGCTTTTGCCGAGCAGCCGATACTTAATGATCCTATTCAAGATATCTACAAAGAAGGCACGCAAGTCAAAATCGATGAAGATCAAGATGAAGTCTACGCTGCGGTGCAAAAAGGGCTTATCAAACCGTTTTCAGAACTCTACGCTGCGATTGATAACGAGCTCTATGGCCGCCTGATCAAAGTTGAGTTAGAAGAAGAGGATGACGAATGGATATACGACTTAAAATTAGTTCATGAAGATAAAGTGATACGTGTGGAATACAATGCAACCACTCTTGAGCTAATGTCTATCAAAGGCAGAAACGTGCTAAGCGTAATAAAAAATAGAGACGCACAATGAAGATCCTCGTAGTTGAAGACGACCAAAAACTAAATGAACAGATAGCCACCGCACTGGAAGATGCTGGCTGGGTGCCAGAAGCGTCTTTTGATGGTGAAGATGCGCTTTATAGAGCAACCACCGAAGAATGGGACTGTATTGTTTTAGACTTAGGCTTACCTAAACTCGATGGTATTTCCGTACTCAACAGTCTGCGTGACCAACAAATCAATACTCCAGTTATCATACTCAGCGCTCGCGACACACTTACCCAACGTGTGGAAGGCTTAAATGCAGGTGCCGACGACTATCTGACCAAACCATTTGAAATAGTTGAGCTGATAGCGCGAATTCGTTCGCAATTACGCAGAGCTTCTGGTAATGCAGCCCCTATTTTGCAAGTGGGCAATTTAAGTTTGGATACGCGAAGTTCAGTGGTGACTTGGAAAGACCAACCACTAAGCCTAACAGCCTTGGAATATAAAGTTATCGCTTATTTCATGCATAACCCCGATAAAGTAATTTCTCGCACCGAGTTAGTTGAACACATCTATAAACAGGATTTCGACCGAGATTCGAACACTATAGAAGTATTCATTGGACGTATTCGAAAAAAAGTGGCGCCAGATGTCATCAAAACCGTGAGAGGCTTGGGGTATCAATTGCATGCCCAATAAACACGATTCCTTAAAACGAGCTTCGTTAAAACATCTCAGTATAAAAAATCGGTTACTGTTGGCTGCCACGCTTTGGTTAAGCGCCATGATACTGGCTGCGGGCTATCTTATTCCTTCAATGGTAAAAGACTATCTCATCGAAGATGCACAGAGCCAACTTCGCCTTTCAATGGATGAAATTACGGCCAATTTAGAAGCAGATAAAACAGGTAGACTTAGCCTTTCACGCCGTCTGTCCGATCCTCGATTTAATCAGCCTTACAGCGGTGTCTATTGGTCAATGCAGATTGGAGAGCACGCTATTCGTTCTCGTTCCTTATGGGACAAAACGCTGGTCGAAGAGCAGCATAGCCACAAAACCATCTACAAAGGCGCAAAAGACGAAAACTTAGTGGTGCTCACGCAAACCATTTATCTGCCGGAATATTCACGTCCTATTCAGATCATTGTTGGCATGGATGACTCCCCTATCCAAGAAACGTTAACGCAAGTGATTGGGCAACTTTGGATCATTCTTGCGCTGTTGTTCTCTGGTGTATTAATTCTGATTAGCGCGCAAATTTCTTGGTCATTATGGCCTCTTGGGAAGATGCAAAAAGAGCTCGCTTTACTGCGCAAAGGAGATCAATCAACTCTCAGCGAAAACTACCCCAAAGAAGTCTATCCGCTGGTTAAAGACCTTAATGCTCTGCTATTTCACTATCAGGAGTTGCTAGAGCGTGCTCGCAACCATGCAGGCAACTTATCTCATGCGTTAAAAACACCGCTCTCTGTGATCAAAAACGAAGTGGCAACACTCAATGAAGAGAGCAAGCAAGTACTACAAAAACCCATTGAACTGATTCAACAGCACATTGATTACCACCTAGGTCGTGCGCGCATGGCTGGCGCTGCAAACATACTGGCAGTGAAAACAAGCCCTAGCGAGAGGGTCGATACCATTTCTATCGCTTTTGACAAAGTGTATGCCGAGCGTGAAATCACCTTAGTCAACGAACTGGATTCAAATCTTACTGTCGCCGTTGAACCCACCGATTTTGACGAAATGATCGGTAACTTATTAGAAAACAGTTACAAATGGGCGAACTCCCTCATTCGTGTGTACAGCATGGAAGAAAACAAAGAACGCATTGCTATCTGCGTAGAAGATGATGGCGCAGGTATCAGTAAAGAAGATATCGAACATGCCATCAAACGTGGTATTCGCATAGATGAAACCGTTCCGGGCACAGGTTTAGGGTTAAACATCGTGAGCGAAATGGCACACAGCTACCGAGGAAAACTTTCCCTATCGAAAGGGCAACTTGGCGGATTAAAAGCTACCTTAACCTTACCTGTTCCCGCTGCTTGATGATTCCTTGTTCAACAAAGCCATAGATACAGATAAGATTCACCGCTAGAACGACATTTTTATTGCTACATCCCTGATTGGATGATAGTATCCGCGCTCGTTTTGATAGACATACTTGGTGTATCAAACGTTAATACAACACAAGGTCGCATTGTGTTGTTCATTTATTTTTTACTAATTTTGAGAGTAAATACTATGAAATTTGAAGCAGTAGTACGTACTGAACTAGGTAAAGGTGCGAGCCGCCGCCTACGTCACGCTGGCCTATTCCCTGCTATCGTTTACGGTGGTGAGGCTGCGCCTGTATCAATCACTCTAAACCACGATGAAATCATGAACCAAATGGACAAACCAGAGTTCTACGAAGGTATCGTTCTTGTGATTGGCGGTGCTGAAGTTAAGGTTAAGCCGCAAGACGTACAACGTCACGCGTTCAAACCAAAAGTTGAGCACATGGACTTCATCCGTATCTAATTCCCTACCAAGGAATTAGTTGGATAAAATCCAACCTTTTGCATATATAAGATAAATCAGCCTTACCAACTGATACATCTAAAAATTCGAAACCCCGATGCTACCAACATCGGGGTTTCACCGTTTTAGGTTACCGCTAATATCTTCCCATTCCATGGAACATTCCGCCGAACACTGCCATCAGAACTGCGAAAATCACACTCAATATGATGAAAGCAGGAATTGAAGCAATGGCAAATTTCACCATAAAAATTACCATCGACATAAATGGCATTTTGATATCGACAACCGTTACTTCCTGCTTACCGTTTTCAACAGACATATCACTTCCCTTATAATTAAATTTCGCTATAGGATTACGTAATCACTGTAGTAGTTATCTGATATAGCGACACTTTTTATCTTTCATTCCCAAAAGCTCTTTTTCTAAATGAGATTAGTGAAAGAATTCCCAAAAAACACTTTAACCATGCATTTTTTCTAAGCTCAGTGTATAACT includes:
- a CDS encoding PepSY domain-containing protein, with product MLNSKLNTATLIALLGSFCSLGMASLAFAEQPILNDPIQDIYKEGTQVKIDEDQDEVYAAVQKGLIKPFSELYAAIDNELYGRLIKVELEEEDDEWIYDLKLVHEDKVIRVEYNATTLELMSIKGRNVLSVIKNRDAQ
- a CDS encoding response regulator transcription factor, producing the protein MKILVVEDDQKLNEQIATALEDAGWVPEASFDGEDALYRATTEEWDCIVLDLGLPKLDGISVLNSLRDQQINTPVIILSARDTLTQRVEGLNAGADDYLTKPFEIVELIARIRSQLRRASGNAAPILQVGNLSLDTRSSVVTWKDQPLSLTALEYKVIAYFMHNPDKVISRTELVEHIYKQDFDRDSNTIEVFIGRIRKKVAPDVIKTVRGLGYQLHAQ
- a CDS encoding ATP-binding protein, with amino-acid sequence MPNKHDSLKRASLKHLSIKNRLLLAATLWLSAMILAAGYLIPSMVKDYLIEDAQSQLRLSMDEITANLEADKTGRLSLSRRLSDPRFNQPYSGVYWSMQIGEHAIRSRSLWDKTLVEEQHSHKTIYKGAKDENLVVLTQTIYLPEYSRPIQIIVGMDDSPIQETLTQVIGQLWIILALLFSGVLILISAQISWSLWPLGKMQKELALLRKGDQSTLSENYPKEVYPLVKDLNALLFHYQELLERARNHAGNLSHALKTPLSVIKNEVATLNEESKQVLQKPIELIQQHIDYHLGRARMAGAANILAVKTSPSERVDTISIAFDKVYAEREITLVNELDSNLTVAVEPTDFDEMIGNLLENSYKWANSLIRVYSMEENKERIAICVEDDGAGISKEDIEHAIKRGIRIDETVPGTGLGLNIVSEMAHSYRGKLSLSKGQLGGLKATLTLPVPAA
- the rplY gene encoding 50S ribosomal protein L25, which translates into the protein MKFEAVVRTELGKGASRRLRHAGLFPAIVYGGEAAPVSITLNHDEIMNQMDKPEFYEGIVLVIGGAEVKVKPQDVQRHAFKPKVEHMDFIRI